In Muribaculum gordoncarteri, the genomic window AACATTATTCTTCATCGGCGCGTGGGCTTTCATCATGTCCCATACGCCTTGCGCGTCAAGTCCGCACGGAAGCAGGTTGTCCTTGACATGATATATCAGTTCCGGGTGTTTCTTGTTTCTCGACTCACCGGATATGTATCGGATATCATTTATTCCGTGGTTTATGGATTTTGCCTTGCCTATCATGTCGGTGCCTCCTCCTTGTCTGTTTCTGCTACTGTTTCTTGTTGTACCGTCATGTTTTTCACCGCCGGTATGCGGTTCGGGGCGAAATGTTTCTTGATGAGCCTCGTAATCATGTCAGCGGTCTTGCCGAGAAGCCGTAGCGCGCCTATCATCCACGGCTGGTTACGGAACATCGCCCTGCGCTCGTCCTGTGACATTGCGTTAAGCATCGAGGTGTATTTCGCATAGTCGCTGCGTGCGATGACAAGCTGCTCGCGGACTGCCTCCTGTTCCGGTGTCAGCCGTACTTTCGGCTCGTATCCGTATGCGCGGGAAAGCACATAGTCACTGAGGCTCATGCCGCACTCATTGGCAATGCTTGTGATTTTCTCCCGTTGCGACTTGCTGACACGGAACGAGATTGTCGAATCACGTTTCTCCTTGACTTTCTTCTTTTTGTTTTCCGTGTCTTCTGCATTCACGGCGGCATCGGTTATTCTGTCTTTGGTTTCAACCGGTTCCGTGTTGCCGGGTAATTTCTGTTCAGTTTTCATAAGCGGTAATTGATGATTCTACAAAAGGTACCGGTGCGAGCCTGCGAGCGGCGTTCTCCGTTGGACTGCGGGACAACGGCAAGAGAGCCGTGCGTGGAATGACCGTCAGGAAATGTAATGCAGCGGCATATCTTGAAACACCACTCATCTTCCTTCCCTCCTTTTTCTTCCTTTTCTGCCCTGCCTTTGGCATTATCCCATCGCTGTTTTAGGCTGTTTCGCCTATATTATAAGAGGTATGACAGCCGCCTGTAGGTCGCACCTTACCCGGATTACTTGTTGTCGTCGGGAAGTCTGTCGAAGGCTGTCTTCACAGCTTCGGCATCGGTGGTGATACGCATCAGCGCAACGGTCGCCTTGAGTGCCTGTGCCTGGTTGCAGAATTGCGTGACGGTATTAAGGAGGACTTCCGACCGTCCGACACGGAACGACATCACAGCGTCTGCCGTCAGGGTGTTGGTCTTGTTCATGCCGTGGTTCAGGAACCGGTTTACTGCCAGCCTGTCAGCCGGATCGATGTCCTCATACTTGCCGTTGCCCGTGGCATGGCTTACCATGACACGTACGGCGTCCGCCTGATAAAGTGTACAAGAGTTGAGGAATGCAAGTACATGGGCGAACTCCGCCTTGAGTTCGCCTCTTGCGCGGGGCTGTCTGCCATTGTTTTTTCCGCTGTTGTCCTTTTGCGCGGAAACATTGCTGTTCACCTGCGACACATTGTTTTCATTGTTCATACTGAAATGGTTTAAATGGTTTTTGAATACTGCTTGATTGATGTTTGAATTTCATTTGAATGTTCGTTACTTGTCCGTACAGCGGTTTACAAGATACTGCGCGGCATCGCTGTCAATTTCCGCCTGTGACTTGACACGGATGTTTGTCAGCCATGTGTCAAGGTCTGCCTTCGAGAAGAAACACAGTTTGCCGTTGGGCTTGTAATAAGGGATTGCACGGCGCATCATCAGTTTGTAGAGATAGCTCGGCTTGAGTCCGAGGTACTTTGCAGCCTCGGTGGTGGTGAGTAGGTTTCTTTCTGTTTCCATATCGCTTTCAATTTGTTTTTATTCCTGTTGCCATTCAGCATAACACCTTGCGTTTCTGCTGTTTTATGCCTTATGTTTCGCTTGCAAAGTTACTTTGGACTTGAAGTGGCGCAATGTGGCCCGAATGGGGAAAGTGCATAAGACAGCAATGCGCCATACTACTGGTATTCAGCGGTATGGCGCATTGCCGTAATCTTCTTGTGTTATGTCAGATGGGGAACCGGCGGGCTGTTATGGGGTACGGTTCAGTTGCCGGGCTTTTTCGATGGCATTGTCGATGGATTTGCGGTATTCCCGGTTCTCTCTTGTCGCGCCTTGCGCGCACACATCGTTGCGGTGCTTGTCGTAATATGACTTGGATATTCCGCAACGTTGCAGGAAATCTTCCGCCCACTGTTTTCCACGCTCACGCGGCTTGACGGTCTGCGATACGGACAACACCATGTAGCAGATGCGCAGGTTCTCTTTCGGACGCACGGTGACAGGCTGCACCGTCGGCTTCAGGTTCATGAAGTTCACGAAGTCGGAGCCGGAAAGATGTCCGAACTGGCAGTCGTTGCAGACCTCGTAGATGAACAGGCACAAGGCAAGGTCAACGGTGTCCATCCATGCGGATGTGTCTTTGAACAGGATGCCGTCACTCATGCGCGTCCCCCTTCATCCGTCTAATGTCGCTGATGATGCTTCCCGAAATGCCTTTCAGTCTCTCGACCAGCACGGAAAGGAACACCGGCTTGAAACAATACACGCAGAAAGTTCGGTCACGCTCCTGCTGTAACTCATTATATAAAAGGTTCACACGCGCGTGGGCTGTGTCGTATTCCGCTTTCTTTGCATCGCACAAAGGGTCAAGCGACTTGTAATCCTCAGAGTCGAGCGGCAGGAAATCCAGCCGGTTGCTCATTGCCGAATACTCGCGCCACAGTCCGGTGGAAATATCTTTCGCTTCCTCATACTTTGCCTCATAGGGTTTTAAGTGGTCATTGAAGATGCCCTCAAAATCCACGGACTGCAATCCTAAATTATCTAATGACAGGAATTTTTCTGCCTTCGAAAAAAGGGAAAAGGAAATCTCGTTCAACTGTTCCGCATCGTCATGGAACATCGCAGCCGCCTCTGTCACTATTTGGTTTGTCTCATTGAAATCCTTGTAGAACAGGGATAGCAGCAAAGCCTGTTCAAAGGTGATGCTGTCCTGCTTACAAGTGGCAAGCAAGTTATTTACCTCTTGCAGCCGTTGTGTTATCTGTTGTATCATCATAATCATCAGGAATTGAAAAGGTCATCCATTGTCACCTCGCTGTGAACTATACTTTTGTTTTTAGCATTGGCCACGCCGTAGGTTGTGACAAATGTGTTTACTAGTGTTTTCTTGTTTTTTGTCGCCATACGGAACAAACCCATACGTTCACGGAGTTTCATCTCATAACTTGTTGTAATACCGTATAGATCTGTACTAAACTTCATTTCACACAAATGAATTATGCGGTCTGCACGTTCAATAATCATGTCTATCTGAAAGCCGGGTATACCATCGCCTTTGTCAGCCTTGCTTCGCCATGTAGAAATGGCAGTTCCAACTCCGGCGATGCCCAATGCAGTTTTAATTTGCCTATGATGATTCAGGCAAACAAGCTCAAAACTTAGTCCCATCCATGCTGACACACTTCGTGAATCAAGGTTATTGCTCCACCACAATCCGTCTTTTGTATTATTGGGTTCAATGAACTTATAATAGAACAATGTAAAAAAGTCGGTAAGTCTGAACAGACTGTCTCGTGTTTTGTTCCCGTAATGGGACAGCCGTGTGATAAAATCGCAGCGTTCAAGATTTCTCAATATTTTGCTCAGAAAAGCACCTTCAATGCCGGTCATACGGAGAATGTCCTCACGTGTCAGACCTAATTTGTTTTCCGACAACAGTCTAACGACTGAAATATAAGTGTCGGCCTTGGCAAACAACGCTGTATAGAGTTCATCGAACTCACCCCGGAGCTGTGCGCCTTCCGCGAATATCAGGCGGTCTATATTCTGTGCAAGACTGTCCGAAACATTCAGTAGGCTCAGATAAAAAGGTGTTCCGCCAAATATCATATAACATTGGAGTATTTGGTATCTGTCCCATTGGCAGTTTCTTTGCCTCAGATACTCTTCTGTTTCATGCAAGGTGAATGGAGAAAGATGCAGGTTGCATGTGATACGGGCGTGCAATCCGCCCTGATTGCCTCCTATCTTGTCAGCCATCCAAGATGTTGCCGATCCGGTCGCGATGAACACTATGTCGGTACGTCGGTTCCCCCATCCGTTCCAGAAATTCTCCAATGCACTGACAAAATTGGAACGTTGGGTGTCCATCCACGGCATTTCATCTATGAAAACAACCTTTTTCCGTTTGCTTGGAAGTTTTTCGAGATAGTCGGCGAGCGCATTGAAAGCCTCGTACCAATTGGCTACTTTCGGCTGTTTCTTTTTGGAATGCCGTTCTATGGCTCTCATAAAATCCTGTAACTGTATCTTTGCCGGTGTCTTATGTTCACCAACAAAAGTAAAGTCATATTTGTAGTTAAAAAACTTGTCTATAAGATATGTCTTGCCGATACGTCGGCGACCGCTGACGATTACAAACTCAGATCTGTCGGAATCCAAGCACCGCTGCAGTTCTTCACACTCTCTGTTTCGGGATATCAGTCTATCTTGCATAACTTTTCCATTGATTTTGCAAAGGTACTGATTTTTAATCGTAAAAAAGAATGTTTTATGCTGACTTTTTACCTTATCGGTGAAATTTTATAAGATAAGGTAATATCTCAGCATATATTTGTATGCTGAGTTGCTACTTTATCACTAAACAAATTGTATTATAAGGTAGAAACTCAGTATATCAGTCAAATACGCCATCGACCAGATTGACAGCTTCAACCTTCTTGCTGTCAACGATTTTAGCGTATATCTGGGTCGTTTTCACGTTGGAGTGGCCGAGCAGCTTGCTCGTGGTATAAAGGTCTGCGCCCAATGTCAGCATCATCGTTGCGAAGCTGTGCCTCGACGTGTGGTAGGTGATTTTCTTGGTGATACCGGCCGCTTTCACCCACTTTGCCAGCACCTTGTTTATGTTGGGTTCGGCAATCAGCCCGTCAAACACCTTGCCGTCATCCGGGGCATCGCCACGTTCAGGAATCCATTTCATCGCCTGCGAGGAAAGGGGAAGGAATATCGGGGTCGTGGTTTTCTGCATCACGACAGACGCGCGCCACTGTTCCCCATCTTTGGACAAGTCACGCCAGCGGAGTGCGTAAATGTCACTGAGCCTCAGACCACAATAGCAGGCGAAAAGATAAGCACGTTTCACATCCTCCCTCGGACATTCCGTCGCTATAAGGGTCTTTATCTCGTCCACGGTAAGGAACTCACGCTTGCTCTCCGGCACCTTGATGCGCTCGGTCGGGGTAAGCGACATGAACGGGTTTTCGGGAATGATGTCAGCCCTGACCGCCGCGTTCAATGCCGTGCTGAAGTAGCCGACATAATCCGACATGCTTTTCGGACTCAGCGGATTGCCCCACGTGGTCTTGTATTCGGACTGGAGCCAGCGGATGAAGGCAACACAGAAGTTCTTGTCGATGTCACCCATGCGCACCTTGTTCTTTCCTATATAAGTAGAAACAAGGTTAGACACCGTACCCAACAGTTTCACGCCTCTCACACCTCTGCGTTTTTGTTCCTCATAGAATGTCCGCATCCAGTCCGACAGCAGCATCTTTGACCTGCCTGATGTGTTCTTCAGTCCGGCCTTGTTGTTGGTCAGTTCGATTATCCGTTTTGACTTGATGGTCTCCACAGCCGCCAGTGTGGCCCTGTTCTGTTCCTTGACACGGGCATTGATTTCGGGAAGGCGGTAGAGCTTAAGGAACTCGTACTGCCTCTTGCCGTCCACATAGATGTCAAGATAGTATGACTCGGAACCGTCCGCAAGTTTCTTGGTGCGCACCTTCACCGGTTCCTTCAGTTTTGTCTTTTTGCCGTTTGCCGCCATATATAATAATATAATAAGGTATTACGATTTATGATTTCAGAATACGGAATCCGCAAGGTTCACCGCCTCGTCCTTCTTCCGGTCGATTATCCTCGCGTATATCTGGGTGTGCTTGACCGAGCTGTGTCCCAGCAGTTTCGACACGGTGTACAAGTCCGCTCCGAGGGTGAGCATCATCGTTGCGAAGGAGTGCCTGCTTGTATGATAGGAGATATGCTTCCTGATTCCTGCCGCCTCCGCCCACTTTTTCAGGTTCTCGTTCACGTTACCGTAATTGACGAGGTTGCCGAACACATAATCATCAAAGGTGCTATCTCCTTTTTCGGGCATCCATTTCAATGCCTGTCCTGACAGGGGAATGTATAACGGCTTGGTGGTCTTCTTCATCACGACCGAAACGAATGTCTGCCCGTTCTCGGTATAAACATCACCCCATTTGAGGTTTCTGATATCGCTGATGCGAAGACCTGTAAAACAGGAGAACAGATAAGCCCTCTTCACAAGTTCGTTGGGGCAGTCCGTGGTAATCATGCTCCGTATCTCGTCAATAGTCAGATATTCACGCTTGCTTTCCGGCTTCTTTATCTTCTCGATGGTCTCAAGTCTGTTCCACGGGTTCTTGTCTATGAGTCCT contains:
- a CDS encoding site-specific integrase, which gives rise to MGRKRKSLVEKSPFKLRRRKLADGRMSLFLDRSVDGGHEYEFLQLYLLPETSSTAKRQNARTLRDAEEILQARTEALLNAKAQMELAGSGMGMLLSDWLQTCYDNHEKRGLRDMGSISNVKKALHMFRPDTRLSDIDRQFCLDMIDWFRNTYKHRLTGKPVSARTADTYCQTFRTMLNEAVREGLIDKNPWNRLETIEKIKKPESKREYLTIDEIRSMITTDCPNELVKRAYLFSCFTGLRISDIRNLKWGDVYTENGQTFVSVVMKKTTKPLYIPLSGQALKWMPEKGDSTFDDYVFGNLVNYGNVNENLKKWAEAAGIRKHISYHTSRHSFATMMLTLGADLYTVSKLLGHSSVKHTQIYARIIDRKKDEAVNLADSVF
- a CDS encoding helix-turn-helix domain-containing protein, producing the protein METERNLLTTTEAAKYLGLKPSYLYKLMMRRAIPYYKPNGKLCFFSKADLDTWLTNIRVKSQAEIDSDAAQYLVNRCTDK
- a CDS encoding AAA family ATPase, giving the protein MQDRLISRNRECEELQRCLDSDRSEFVIVSGRRRIGKTYLIDKFFNYKYDFTFVGEHKTPAKIQLQDFMRAIERHSKKKQPKVANWYEAFNALADYLEKLPSKRKKVVFIDEMPWMDTQRSNFVSALENFWNGWGNRRTDIVFIATGSATSWMADKIGGNQGGLHARITCNLHLSPFTLHETEEYLRQRNCQWDRYQILQCYMIFGGTPFYLSLLNVSDSLAQNIDRLIFAEGAQLRGEFDELYTALFAKADTYISVVRLLSENKLGLTREDILRMTGIEGAFLSKILRNLERCDFITRLSHYGNKTRDSLFRLTDFFTLFYYKFIEPNNTKDGLWWSNNLDSRSVSAWMGLSFELVCLNHHRQIKTALGIAGVGTAISTWRSKADKGDGIPGFQIDMIIERADRIIHLCEMKFSTDLYGITTSYEMKLRERMGLFRMATKNKKTLVNTFVTTYGVANAKNKSIVHSEVTMDDLFNS
- a CDS encoding plasmid mobilization protein, whose amino-acid sequence is MKTEQKLPGNTEPVETKDRITDAAVNAEDTENKKKKVKEKRDSTISFRVSKSQREKITSIANECGMSLSDYVLSRAYGYEPKVRLTPEQEAVREQLVIARSDYAKYTSMLNAMSQDERRAMFRNQPWMIGALRLLGKTADMITRLIKKHFAPNRIPAVKNMTVQQETVAETDKEEAPT
- a CDS encoding site-specific integrase, translating into MAANGKKTKLKEPVKVRTKKLADGSESYYLDIYVDGKRQYEFLKLYRLPEINARVKEQNRATLAAVETIKSKRIIELTNNKAGLKNTSGRSKMLLSDWMRTFYEEQKRRGVRGVKLLGTVSNLVSTYIGKNKVRMGDIDKNFCVAFIRWLQSEYKTTWGNPLSPKSMSDYVGYFSTALNAAVRADIIPENPFMSLTPTERIKVPESKREFLTVDEIKTLIATECPREDVKRAYLFACYCGLRLSDIYALRWRDLSKDGEQWRASVVMQKTTTPIFLPLSSQAMKWIPERGDAPDDGKVFDGLIAEPNINKVLAKWVKAAGITKKITYHTSRHSFATMMLTLGADLYTTSKLLGHSNVKTTQIYAKIVDSKKVEAVNLVDGVFD